The sequence GTACCACCGCGCCATGTTTCATATCATACCCCACTACCAATTCATCGAAGTTCGTATTGGCCAACCTGTATTTTACCCCTTTATCCAGGTATTCCTGTAGATTAAGCGCAACCCCCCATTTAAAATTGGGATGCGCCCCGCGGTTGATATAGCTCTTCAAAGCCGGGTAGGCATCGAGGTCTTCCTGCACCGCCACTTCGTCCGGCTTGTCTACATCGAATCCCGGCGCTTTATATTTGTTGCAGGCAACCATCATGACCAGGACCATGACACCCGCTGTAATTGTATGTAGTTTGTTCATAACAATGATGAAGATTAAATATGGCAGAATTGATTACTTGGCTACCGGAATATAAGTTTCCATGGTTACCGCACGGTCCCGCATCACGAGGGTATCTGTAGCCGCCACCTGCATATCGGGCAGGGTAACATTATAGCTCAGGTACAGTGCATCACGGTCTTTGCCGCCCCAACTGTTCTTCTCCCCACGCTTGACAAACTGGCCGCTGCCGGTAGCCGTAAAACTGGCATTGGCAGCTGTGACCGTACATTTCCCGGCATTGTCGAATTGCAGCAGTAGCGGACAATTTACGTTCGCCCCATTCTTGTCCTTGAACACGACAGGAAATTCGATCTCCTTCATCGCGCGCGTGTACAATTTGTTTACCTCATCATCTTCCACATATTGTTTATGCCGTACAAGGGTTTGGTTCACGCTGCCCGTGATCACATCCTTGCCCCGGCGCAGGTAATTGCCATGCCAGGGATTTACATATTTGATGGCATAGAGAATAAAATCCTTACCCACCAGGATGGAGTCAGCACCCGACTTATCTATGATCCGCAAAGGGATCACATAGGTATTTTTGATTGCTTTGGGATCATTGAAGAAAGCATCTGTCAATTGCACTTCCACACCGCCGGTGAGGCCGCCTTCCGGGATAACGATGCTGTTGGCCGCCAGTGAATAATAGTTATTGGGCATGGGCAATATTTCATCCTTACCCGCGCCAAATAAAAGACCATTGCCCAACAAAGCATTGTCTACAGCAATCCCGATATGCAGGTTCTTCTTGCTGTAATAAACGCCGCCGGTGGTGGCCATGATCTTGCATTTACCCTGGTTATCGAGCTCGGTATTGAACACATCTTCACCGAACGTAATGGTACGTACCGGATACTGGTAAGCGAAATAAACCGTCTGGTATTCATAATCCGGGAACTCCGCCTTTTTGTTGCAGGCTGCCAGCACAAAGAGCCCTATGATTGGTAACAGAAACTTTTTCATTATTCGTATTTTCAATAGTCAATAGAAATCTTTTATCGCCATCCCTGGTTTTGCTCCAAAGAGCCAAACTTCAGGATCTCGCCATAAGGAATGGGGCCATAGATCATAAAAGGCTGAAATTGCCTGTTCTCCACATTAATGATCGAGGGAACGCTGGTCACGATGCTCACCCCTTTCGCCGTTTCCGTAAGGTTCTCTTTCCACCGGCGAAGGTCCCAGAAGCGGAAACCCTCAAAGCACAGCTCCAGCCTCCGCTCATTCCTGATCAGGGTCCTCATTTGCTCTTTATCAGCTTTGACAGCTTCCAGGTAAGGATCGTTATTGGTGGTGCCTACACCAGCCCTGATACGAATGGCTTTAATGACATCGTAGGCAGAAAAAGCGTTACTGCCCGTACCCATCGGTCCCCAGGCTTCATTAGCGGCCTCTGCATAGTTAAGGAACAGCTCTGTATACCTGATGTGCGGTTTATAATGCCGTTGGTTATTGGCCGAATTGGGATTGAGGTTCACATCCTGGCGCAGTAACTTACGCAGGTAGTAACCGGTACGGGTAGATGTTTCTACTTTGTTCAACGCATCATTCGTGGTACCGTCGGCCGCTGTATTGATCACTGTATTATTCGGTCCCGCGGTACCACCATTCACCAGGATAAACTGGCGCAAACGGGGGTCGCGGTTGGCATAAGGATCCGCTGCATTATAACCACTGGCTCCATCTGAAATAGGATAGCCATTGGCCATCGGGAAAGCATCCACCAGGTTTTGGGTGGGATTGATACGGCCATTGCCAAACAGGCTGGGCGGATAATTGGCCTGCTCCAGGTCGCGGTTATCACCATAATTGTTCCGCCATAATACCTCGGGCGGATTGGCGCCATTCGCCAGTCCCGCTATCTCTGAAGCATTCGAATACCAGGTGAGCCCGGTGGCGGCCAGTGCACTGACCCCTCCCTTGAGCGTTAGTACTTCACCGGCATAGTTGGCAGCATCGGCCCAGGTAGTGGAATTACCAGAACTGAAGGCCGGACTTGCGGCCAGCAAGGCAGCTTTAGAGCGGATGGCCTTCGCGATACGACCGCTCAATAAACCACGGAAGGTAACTCCCAAAGCACGGTCGTATTGTTCCTTGGTCATGGTCCCAAACTTGGCCGGGATCTCTGCGGCACTGGGTATGTTCTCAAAATCCAGCGGCAGCAGGGCTTCCGCCTGGTCCAGGTCGCTATAGAGCTGCTTCATGCATGCTTCGAAAGGAGCACGAGGTTTATTGAAATCACTATTGGCGCCCTGTACTTCCAGGATAAGGGGTACTCCCAGCAGGGACCCACCTTCACCCATACCTCCATGCACTTGTAACAGGTGATAATAGAACAACGCCCGCAGGCCATAAGCTTCGCCTTTCACCCGCATGCCAAAGAGCCTGCTCACGGTTTTGTCGGCAGCCCATTGCACCGTATCCGCATCACGCAGCACGATATTGATATACTGGATGGCAGCATAAGCATTGGTCCATTGGTTCACCGGGTTATTGTTGGCCGTCCATTGACCATTGGCCATCTTCAGGAAACCGCTCGCCTGGTCATTGGTCACCGCATCGTCGGTGGCCACATCGTTGAACGACCAGCCATTGGTGGGTATGCGATTGTAACCGTTGAGCAAAATGCCAAACGGGAAACGGGCATCATTCGGTACATATTCGTCCGGGTTCAGGTTCCGGTTATTTTCAATGGCCGGCTCCAGCAGGTCTTTGCAACTGCTCAGTAAAACCACCGAAGCCAACAGGATCATGATATTTTTTTTCATATGCGTTTGCTTGATTAGGCATAGCAGCCTTTGATTAGAACAAAGCTTTCACTCCGAGGTTATAAAAGCGGGTTTGCGGCTCGCTGCCGATATTCATTTCCATGAGCTCCCGCTCGGCAGACAGCGTGAGCAGGTTAAAACCACTCACATACACGCCCAATTCTTTCACGAGCTTCTTTGCTCCGAGCAGACCCGTCATATCATAGGAAACCTGCACCTTGGCCAGGTCGAAACGATTGGCCTTGTACAGCCAGAAATCGGAGGAGCGGAAATTGTTATCGCTGTTGAAAGTGGTGAGCCTGGGGTACTTCGCCGTTGCCTGTGTTTCGGGGGTCCAGCGGTCACGCACCACGATGGAATATTTATCCTCCCCATCTATCCAGAAATAAGAACTGTTTTTCATACCATAGGCGCCGAAACGGCCGGTACCCAGCGCGAAGAAGGAGAAGTTCTTCCATTGGGCGCTCAGGTTTACGCCCAATGTGAAGGGTGCGCCAAACCAGCCGCCCTTGCCAAGGAACACTTCATCGCGGGTGTTAATGACACCATCACCATTCTGGTCTTTGTACTTGATATCGCCGGGTTTTACCTGGCCGAAGGTTTGCGAAGGTGAATTGGTGATATCGCTGGCATCCTTGAAGAATCCAAGGCTCTGCAGCCCCCAGATCCCATCGATGGATTTGCCCTGGCGGTATTGGTACTTGTCTTCATACACTTCTGCCCGTTTGGAGGCCGTGGTCCTGTAATAAGTGCCCACCACACCGAGGGTCCAGTCTACTTCACCCAGCTTTTTATGCAGACCGACGTTGAAGTCGAAACCGATCCGTTTATCATCGTTATAGTTTACAAAAGGAATAAAAGAAGAAACAGGAAATCCGGTGGTGAAATAAGAAGGGAACAGCGCAGCCGCCTGGATGATATTGCCGGTGATCTTGTTCACAAAGAAATTACCGTCCACTTTCACCAACCCTTTGAAGAAGGAGCCTTCCAGCCCTACGCTGATCTCCTCCCGTTTGGGAAACTTCATAGCAGGGTTATCCCCTCTTCTCGATTCGGTAGCCTGAATGCCGCTGCCGTCTTTCCAGCCATACCAACTGCCCAGCACGGTATAAACACCCTGGTACAAATAATAATTGGTGATATCGAGATCAGTATGCAGGATACCTGCCGAAGCCGTCAGGCGCAGGTCATCTACCACGGCATTGCCGCGCAGGAACGCTTCATTGCTCAGGCGCCAGCCCAAAGACACCGTGGGAGAAAAAGCCTGCCGGTTGCCTTCAGGCAATTTGGCGCTGTGCACCAGGGCGCCACTGAAATCGGCATAGTAAGTATGCTTAAAGTTATAGCCCAACTGCAAACCAAGGTTGGCATTGCTGGTGGCATGGTATACGGCCGACTCCTTTTGCTGCCAGCCATTCATCAGCAACACCGCAGAAAGATGGTGTTTATCCCGGATGGAGTTTACATAGTTGAATTGAGTCGTGGCCGAAATGGTTTGGCTGTACCAGCTATTGCTCACATTCTGCACGCCCGGGGTGGCGTCCTGTCCGTACCGGGTAAGACTGCTGATGAGGTCCTTACCGGCGTAATTATTCCATACCGGCGCATACACGGCGTAGGTATTGTTGAAAGCGAGGTTATAGGAAGCATTGTAATCGACGGCAAAAGTGCCACGGAAGGTCAACCCCTTCAACAGGTTGCGGAGGTCCGCCTGTATCCCCGTGTTGAACTGGAATTGCCGGCTGGTATACTTGTTATTCCCGCCTGCATAGATCGCGGCAAAGGGATTGGTTTGGTCCAGTTGCGTACCACCCAGCAAATACTTGCCATCAATGATATGGTCGCTGTTCTTGATAAACACCTGCGAGGCTTCGTCATCCGGCTCGACCATATCGATCGGGATGAGCGGGGCAAAGCGGTGCGGGCGCAAAGTAGCTGCACTGCCCCAGTAATTGGTGTTCACGCCCTTGCCTGTATAAAAAATAGCGGTCGCATCCACGTTACAGGAAATATAGTCGCTGAGGGTGATGTCCACATTCCCCCGCAGGTTCAGCCGGTCGATCCGGTCATTCTTGATCGCTTCCCCGAATTTGAGCAGTGAGCCGGCTGTCTGGTAACCGATATTCGTATAATACCGCGCTTTATCACCACCACCTGAGATCTCCGCCGTGACATCATAGCGGCCCAAAGCCTTCTTCAGGTATTGATCGGAGTAATAGTCTACACTGGGATAACGGTAAGGATTTTTGCCCGACGCATAGTTAAAGATCGTCGCATCGCTGTACAGGTCTGTCAGCCCGTCATTACGACGCGCCTCATTGTACAGCGTCATATATTCGGCCGAACCGAGGTATTTGGGATAAACCTTGGGTACATGCATGCCGGCATTCACCCGTACGTCAATGCGCTGCGCTCCTTCCTGGCCGCGTTTGGTGGTAATATACACCACCCCTTTGCCGGCCCGGCTACCGAAGAGCGCCACTGCATTGACGCCCTTCAGGAAAGAGATCTGAGCGATCTCTGTCGGCAACACATTACCGGCATCGCGGGGCACCCCGTCAATGACCAGCAGGTAACTGCCCATGCCCCACATACTATTGCCATTAAAGCCATTGGCCCAGGCATCCATATTGGCAAGGCTATAGGTCATATAATTTTGCTTCATTTGCGCCGGTACATCAACGACCGACACACCGCCCAACAGGTCTTTTTGGTCCACCTTGCGGAAAGCCACCTGCACGGCCTGGCGCTCCGGGGCCTTAGGGGTAACAGTAATGATGGTATCCTGTGCGCGGACAGCCAGCTCACTCGCCACCAGCCCACAGGTTACCATTAATATCTTTATATGCTTCATGAATTTCTATGTTAAGTTTTGCTAAGAAAACGCTTGTCAGAGTTTATCCCGCTCTGCGGGGCTGAGCTTGTCGAAGCCGCTTGTCAGACCTCAGACCTCGGACTTCGGTCTTTCCTCACCAACCCGGGTTCTGCGGAAACTCCAGGTACATGCTTGCGTCTGAATTCTTTAACGGGAACCAATAGTGTTTTTCGGTAAACCGGCGCTCCAGGATCGTTACTTCCCGCAGGTTGAGCACCCGGTTATTCTTCGGATCAGCGGAGTTGAAACCGGGCGCCCGGTCAAACTCTACAGACTTCTTCAACGTATAGGGCGCCTGTATGAGCTGCATCCAGCGGCGCAGGTCATTGAAACGATGTCCCTCAAAAGAGAGCTCCACTGCCCGTTCACGCCGCATCTCAGGCATAAAGGCCTCCAGCGAACCGGTGAATTGAGCGGCCACATGTCCCACGCCCGCCCGGTCGCGGAGCACGTTGATGGCTTCCGTGGCAGTCCTGCCGTAATTGTCCGACTTACCGGCAGCAGAGCCATACCCTTGCGCAGCCGCCTCGGCATACATCAGGTACACATCGGCCAGGCGCATATAGGGCAGGTGAATATTGAGGCCTTTATCATAGGAATAGCCATTGTCAAACTTGTTCGAAGTAATGGGAATGAACTTGTACAACAGGTAACCTGTACGGCTACCTGTACTTACATCCCGGTAACTACCGCCCGTAAACAGGTTGGCATACCGGTTAGCTTCGATAGGCGCCGCGCCCTGGATACATTTCACACCGTCGTACACAAAATCGTTGTAAAACCGCGGGTCCCTGCCTCTCCAGGGATAGTTGGGGTCATAACCCGACTCTGCATCCGGCTGGGTAATATCCTTGATGGGCAACCCATTCGCCATGCCATAATAATCTACATAATTGGCAGTAGGGGCAAAAGTGATCGCTTCATCTACCAGGACGGAATTAGGTCCATATTGCTTGGCCGTTCCATAAGTCGATCCGTGCGCGAAATAATAAGGACCGCGGAAAATAGCTTCTGTGCTACCCGGCATTTGGAAGTTCTGACCGGAAGAATAGAAATTGGTATAATATTTCGAAAACTCCACCAGCTTATAAGGCGCTTCACCCACCTCGCACAACTGCAGCGCTTCGCCCAACGCCACCGCTGCCTTCTTGCAGTATTCAGCATGATAGGTTTTGTTGCCGGTAGAAACATAGTTCATCAGCGGACTGCCCGCCCACAGATAGTTCTTACCCAGGTAAGACAGCGCCATGATCTTGTTGATGCGCAATTGGTTTTTACCCAGCGTTCTTTTACCCGCTGTGGTATTGTCCCAGTTGATGGGCAGCAGGTTCGCCGCTTCCTGGAAATCGGCAGCCGCCTTATCGGCGCACTCACTGTATTTCAGCCGGGGCAACGTCAGCTTCTGGTCGCCAGGCAACACTTTGTCAATATAAGGCAACCCACCAAAATACTGGATGAACATGAAATGGAACCAGCCACGGAAGAACAACAGTTGCCCCTTGATCAGGTTCTTCTCTTCCTGTGTGGCATCCGTCAGCTTGTCCATATTCTCCAGGCCCATATTACATTTGCGGATGCCGTACCAACCCAGCTTCCAGAGCGACTTGGTAAAACGGTCATCATTCGTGTTCGTATTGTTACGGTCCATCCAGCCGGCCTGCCAGCCATCGTACTGTGCCTGCCAGCCCCAGAAATCACCGTTATCGATCTTCACCACAAAGTGGAAATCACGCGCAGTGCTCTGGATCTCGTCCTCGCCCCAGTTCCAGCTATTGGTCCAGTAGGCATTCGAGAAATCCGGGATACAATGATAGAGCTCTTCTGTATAACCCTGGAAATTGGTAAAGTCTTTAAAAGCATTTTCTGCTGATACGATGGATTGTGGTTCCCGGTCCAGGAACTTCTTGCAGGAGGTCAGTCCCCACAAGACAGCCACCACGCACACCACCGGCAAAGTCTTACTATATTTATTCATAACGGTCCTGTTTAGAAAGTAATATTAGCACCTAGGTTGTAACGCTTTACAGTAGGGTAAGCACCTTGCGAGGCCCAGCCTGTGCCGGCGAAATTCGCTTCGCGGTCATCCGGCATCTTGCTCCAGGACACCAGGTTGTTACCGTTGAGGTAGATCCGGAGCGATGCCAGCCCTACCCGCTTCACCAGGCCACTGCTGAACGTATAAGCGATCTCGGCGTTCTTCAGCCGCAGGTAGGAACCATCGTACATATATTGCGTACCCCGGTAATAACCGGCCGGGGTGGAGAGCCATCGGGGCATCGGTACATCCGCATTGAAATTGTCTTTCGACCAGTAAGTGCCCTCGTCATATACGATATGGTTCTGGCTGCCCAGGCTGTTGAACACCACCTGGCGGGTTACATTGTTCACCCCGTAGAACTGCACAAAAAAGGAGAGTGCCTTCCAGTCAACACCAAAAGTGGCATTGTAGGTGTTTTGCGGCCAACTGCTATGACCATAAGGAATATTGTCGCGCGTATCGATTATCCCATCGCCGTTATAATCCACGATGTGATAATTGCCAGGCAGCTTTTGGTTGTCGTTGGTATTGTGGATAGTGCTGCCGTACAGCTCATCCCAGGTATTGTAATAACCCTGGCTCACATACGAATAGGTTTGACCGATCTGCATATTATCCGATTTCTGGTAGTCCGGTAGCAACGCAGGATTATCACCGTCAACGACCCTGTTCTTGGTATGCGTCAAATTCAGGTCTGCCCACAGCCGCAGGTCGCGCGACGTCATATAATTAAAATGCAGCTCCAGTTCATACCCCTGTGAGTTTACCTTGCCCAGGTTGGCCACCGGCGGGGTGGTTCCGAAATAAGAAGGAACAGAAGTGCGGGTGCCCATCAGGATCTTGGTGCGCTTATCCTGGAAGAAATCGACCTTACCTTTAATGAATCCTTTGAGCAATTCAAAATCGACGCCCACATTGTACTTCTCCGCCTGCTCCCATTGCACATTCGGATTGCCCACAGTGGCTTCCCGGTACCAGTTGAACGGACTTTGCTCGGCTCCTTCACCGCTCATCCCCAACCGTGCGCGACCGCCATAGGCCCACTCCGTCAGGTACAGGAAGCGCGAGCCCACGTTATCAAACCCCGTCTGGCCATAAGAAGCACGCAACTTCAGCAGGTCCAGGAATCCTATGCTTCGCATAAATTTCTCGTTCGAAACGATCCAGTTCAAGCCACCCGAAGAGAAGAAAGCAAAACGGTATTCGGGGGCAAACTTCTCAGAACCATTATAAGCACCGTTGTATTCGATCGTGTATTTATTGTCGTAAGTGTATGTAGTACGGAATACCCAATCTTCCCGGTAAGAGGGGATCTCGCTGCCATTGGCCGTGATATTGCGGTTCAGCAATCCCATGGCAGTGACCGCATGCCGCTTTGCAAAGGTCCTGGCATAGTTCAATTGCAACTGGTAGAACAGCCTGCGTTGATTGCCCGTTACGGCGCCCGCGGCCGGCGACCACTTGGCGCCCTCCTGGAAATCGAAAGAAGTGGGTGGATCAAAAGTCTCCTTATAACTCACGATACCGGTTTCTGGATCGACCCATTTACGCTGCACGCCATTGTACAGGTCGTTCACACCCCGGTCGCTTTCAATGAAAGTATTGTCCATCGATACCGTACCGTTGAAGCGCAGCCCCTTCACCAACCTGTCCAGGTTCTGCTCCAGCGAAAAGTCGGTGGTGATGCGGGTGGTGGTCTGGTATTGAATACCCCCTGTAGCCAGGCTCCGTGCAGAGTTCTCCGCTCTTCCTTCATTGGGTGCATAATAACCCCAGGAACCGTCGGCATACTTTGGCAGGAACACGTCCGGCGCTGTCGTATACGCATCGATCCAGGGACCGTATTGATTACCCGTAAAGCCCCAGGGACTTTTCCGCACCCCATACGAGCCGGAAAGGTTCACCTTGAAAAGCGTAGAAGACGTCAGTTGAAAATCGAGGTTGGTGCGAACATTCAGCCGTGTAAAGCCGAAGCCGGGTTTATAACCCCGGTTATTATCAAGCACCCTGAACAGGTCGCCCTCATGCAGGAAGTCGGCACTGGTGAAATACTTCACGAAGCGGGTGCCGCCGCTAACATTCAGGTTCGCGTTGTGCGACATCGCATACTCTTTGAAAAGCGCCTTTGCCCAGTCCACATTCGGATACCGTTCCGCCTCTTCGAGGTTGGCAGGGTAACGGTATTTATTGATGATGTCCATCGGCGTATAATTGTTCCAGCTCTCCGGTTTCAGCGCCAGCTCGTATTCGATCGCGTCATTCATCGTACGGAAGGTTTCATACGAATCCGCTTTCCCCGGCAATTTGGAGGGCACTTTCATAATGGTGTTCACCGTACCACGGATAGAGGCCTTGCCGGTCTTACCGCGCTTGGTGGTAATGAGGATAACACCATTGGCGCCGCGCGATCCGAATACTGCCGTAGCGGAAGCATCTTTCAATACCGCCACGGTCTCCACGGAACCGATGTCTACACTCGTCATCGGACGCTCTACCCCATCCACCAATATCAGCGGACTGCTATTGTTCCAGGTGCTGCGGCCACGGATGATGATCTGCGGGTCTTCTTCACCGGGCAGGCCCGTACTTTGCGCAGTAATAAGTCCCGGCACATTACCGGTCAGCGCCGCGCCGATATTCGACACACCGCCGGCCCTTTCCAGCGTCTTGCCCGTGGTTTGGGAAACAGCCGCTACCACACTTTCTTTTTTCTGCCGGCCATAACCTACCACTACCACATCTTCCAGGCCGATCACACTGTCTTTTAAATGGACGATTGCGTTATTGATGCTGCGGACATTCACTTCCTGCATCACCTTGCCCACAGAAGTGAACACCAGGATATACCTGTCGGAAGGGACACGCAGGGCAAACTTCCCATCAGCGGTGGTACTCGTACTGATGGTGGTCTGTTTTACAAAGACAGTCACGCCCGGCACCGGTACATTCCTTTCATCCAGCACCACGCCCTGCACCACGCGGGCATCCTGCGCCTGCAACGGCGAACGGGCAAGCGTCATCGTCAGCGTTACCGCTGTTACAACAAGCCATTTCCACGACTTTTGTGTAATGATCATTTTAAGCATTGGGTTTGTAAATATTTTAATATGAGGGGCAATAAGCGGTCCCGGTCCATAAGGACTCCTTCGGAGCAACCCGTAACAGGTTGTCATATCCAAAGCAAAGGCATTGCCGACTGCCGATTGCCGGATTACAGGGTTTTACTGGCTGTTATGTACGTGATGATGATAGGGAAAACGGTCGGAACGGAGCTTGCCGACCTGGGAGGTGTTCGAATTTCATAAGCAATCATTTTAGCGTTTAATAAGCAATTTTTTCAGTCACATGGCACAGAACACAGATAACAATACACGAATCTACAATTGTCATACTGACACGAATGGCACGAATCGCCAAAAGGAGGGTAATAATGTTTTAACCAGCTACCTCCATGCGATCCAGGCTTACAATAACATACTGATTTTCACTGCATACATTACTCATATAGCAAATTTTAATGGTGACGTTTCTTATTTACCCGCTCTCAGCAAACGGATACTGTTGATGACTATATCCTGCGGTGTACCTGCAGGAAACCTGACAAACAGATCATGCTGACCGGATATCTTTCCTCCGCCAGCGCGCAGCAGCGCCACGTGCCCTGCCCTTTTACCGGACTTAATAGGAACCGCAGCGATCTTCTCCCCTTCCTGCAAGTCATCCAGCACCACCTCTAGTACCCCGCCTTTGGCCGCACCGGCCATCACCTCAATCGCTTTGGCTTCGCCGGCAATGCCAAAATCCACACCGGCAATCATCAGCCAGCCGCCATAATTGGAATGATTGGTAACTGCCCACTCGCCCCCCTGCTGTATTTTTTGAATGCCAAAGTGATTATTGTTGCCAACAACAGGCAGTGAAGAGAACCCGTCTTTGCAAATGAACAGATCGAAATCAACCGCCCCGCCTTCGGCAAACAACCCCATACTGGTACCGACCCAGCTATTGAAATTGGGCTGCACTTTATCGAGCGGTACAGCGTTGATGGTGCCAACGGGCAGCCAGCGCCTGCCATCAACACTGTAATAGCCGGTCAATCGGTGTTCATACCGCTCTAATTTCAGCCACACGCCTTTTCCTTTATTATTATAAGGCACCTTCCGCATGGCTGTATCCAGTTGCAATACGATGTGCTGTTCCTTTTCCGATGCGTAGAATAACCGAACAAACACACGTTGATCGCCATTCGTGAGGTAAATACCGCCCTTCGATGCAGCACTACCCTGCCCTATATCCAGCCGCGTGAGGGCCGAATAGAAATGGTCTGTTTCCTTTTGCACCAGGTGCGTGCGGCTGCTGTCCGGCGTGAGGCGTACCCATCCTTTTCGTGACGACAGTGAATAACTGGCAGCAGAACCTTTGTTCAGGAAATGCCACCAGGCGCCCAGCTTGTCTGCCCCAAAATCATCAGAGTGCACGCTGCGCCAGGGCGTCCTGTTGTTCTTCAAAGCAGGCTTCAACACCGGCGTGCTTACCGGAGGCAAACCCCAGGGCCTGTCGTTTTCCCATATCACCTGGTACAGCGATGTTTGACGGCCCATACCGCTCCAATCATCAGCGCCATGCTTTTGATAACTCTGGCCAATCGTCCACCAGGTGCCATCAGCGAGTTGAATGGGGGCTGAAATATGATTGGGCCGGGGAAAAGTATTATTGGGATCAGGGCTTGGCTTGAAGAAATCACCCAGCCGCTCCCATTTGGTGGAATCGGCTGTTAACTCCCTTGC is a genomic window of Paraflavitalea devenefica containing:
- a CDS encoding SusC/RagA family TonB-linked outer membrane protein; amino-acid sequence: MIITQKSWKWLVVTAVTLTMTLARSPLQAQDARVVQGVVLDERNVPVPGVTVFVKQTTISTSTTADGKFALRVPSDRYILVFTSVGKVMQEVNVRSINNAIVHLKDSVIGLEDVVVVGYGRQKKESVVAAVSQTTGKTLERAGGVSNIGAALTGNVPGLITAQSTGLPGEEDPQIIIRGRSTWNNSSPLILVDGVERPMTSVDIGSVETVAVLKDASATAVFGSRGANGVILITTKRGKTGKASIRGTVNTIMKVPSKLPGKADSYETFRTMNDAIEYELALKPESWNNYTPMDIINKYRYPANLEEAERYPNVDWAKALFKEYAMSHNANLNVSGGTRFVKYFTSADFLHEGDLFRVLDNNRGYKPGFGFTRLNVRTNLDFQLTSSTLFKVNLSGSYGVRKSPWGFTGNQYGPWIDAYTTAPDVFLPKYADGSWGYYAPNEGRAENSARSLATGGIQYQTTTRITTDFSLEQNLDRLVKGLRFNGTVSMDNTFIESDRGVNDLYNGVQRKWVDPETGIVSYKETFDPPTSFDFQEGAKWSPAAGAVTGNQRRLFYQLQLNYARTFAKRHAVTAMGLLNRNITANGSEIPSYREDWVFRTTYTYDNKYTIEYNGAYNGSEKFAPEYRFAFFSSGGLNWIVSNEKFMRSIGFLDLLKLRASYGQTGFDNVGSRFLYLTEWAYGGRARLGMSGEGAEQSPFNWYREATVGNPNVQWEQAEKYNVGVDFELLKGFIKGKVDFFQDKRTKILMGTRTSVPSYFGTTPPVANLGKVNSQGYELELHFNYMTSRDLRLWADLNLTHTKNRVVDGDNPALLPDYQKSDNMQIGQTYSYVSQGYYNTWDELYGSTIHNTNDNQKLPGNYHIVDYNGDGIIDTRDNIPYGHSSWPQNTYNATFGVDWKALSFFVQFYGVNNVTRQVVFNSLGSQNHIVYDEGTYWSKDNFNADVPMPRWLSTPAGYYRGTQYMYDGSYLRLKNAEIAYTFSSGLVKRVGLASLRIYLNGNNLVSWSKMPDDREANFAGTGWASQGAYPTVKRYNLGANITF
- a CDS encoding family 43 glycosylhydrolase, which encodes MITRTVAVAFFSLLLTTPCLYAQPSGPGSNASGIADADSARFYNTVNTYVNPVLPGDHPDPTLLKVGDDFYHCGSSFHFNPYLPIYHSKDLVHWKVIGRVLPPAQANMVSDGPSKGVWQGAITYFYGSYWIYFSSNGQWFSKAASPAGPWSAPVKVETNPKTGNLGYDNSIFIDDDGKPYMVIKNGQKVNRLQALGRDGQLTDSVINLDWINAHLQYSWAEGPVMCKRNGYYYYFPAGDVSGGQYVLRARELTADSTKWERLGDFFKPSPDPNNTFPRPNHISAPIQLADGTWWTIGQSYQKHGADDWSGMGRQTSLYQVIWENDRPWGLPPVSTPVLKPALKNNRTPWRSVHSDDFGADKLGAWWHFLNKGSAASYSLSSRKGWVRLTPDSSRTHLVQKETDHFYSALTRLDIGQGSAASKGGIYLTNGDQRVFVRLFYASEKEQHIVLQLDTAMRKVPYNNKGKGVWLKLERYEHRLTGYYSVDGRRWLPVGTINAVPLDKVQPNFNSWVGTSMGLFAEGGAVDFDLFICKDGFSSLPVVGNNNHFGIQKIQQGGEWAVTNHSNYGGWLMIAGVDFGIAGEAKAIEVMAGAAKGGVLEVVLDDLQEGEKIAAVPIKSGKRAGHVALLRAGGGKISGQHDLFVRFPAGTPQDIVINSIRLLRAGK